The proteins below come from a single Stomoxys calcitrans chromosome 1, idStoCalc2.1, whole genome shotgun sequence genomic window:
- the LOC106093818 gene encoding uncharacterized protein LOC106093818 codes for MNMAATDQGPEDVIDIDSDDDVESETFGNIFTVIPNTSAVALQEKFGGKRKRSTLTSARAKMSIKNSLSEGPTTNKADVKNGATQKHSKRVTSTNIPTYFATTPAPSRSTVANNNTIGQICTSSLYDVLPNPIASTDVPLSASTNVLNGSFSAFEVKSNIFSGLTDDMFIREEPSFAVPFIYEKPPAVQIKDVLKALETQFALSQENLADETSPNKGLNEMLPYSKWFSELAAPSNSATSDKDDEVKYFESPLGKFFTHMGIELVEEYLRNEYNIVHTNNSFTKNTKSCQVCNFHTESGLVMAKHLDTPHVKGFWYKCSLCTFGTRKNAEITSHMLVAHNRKISLNEIKPLQVHQCSNCCFETRDRGKILHHKVRCAGSFKLETNLAPPNDWEAPAKISSFRPRLNLVGIAMEYNKKNKDNESKNMQPAISAQLRAAPVLSNIVEGPSSSDTTKSEMEAKANIVVCEICDRHYGGFGQLRYHMQWVHKIMIYSNTNWAPLVCKKCQCRFFTYEGLERHLLGTHGLVTNSMQEAAKKCRDGGKCSHCGRLFLRKLLKHLTQDHRITLSPVTLSYKCNRCSSIFEAYTQFENHIYAVHRAAQLKKAKLGDTK; via the exons ATGAATATGGCTGCCACCGATCAAGGTCCTGAAGATGTTATTGACATTGATTCCGATGATGATGTAGAGAGTGAAACATTTGGTAATATTTTCACGGTTATTCCAAATACATCAGCTGTTGCTTTGCAGGAGAAATTTGGAGGCAAACGCAAACGCAGCACTCTGACATCGGCACGAGCGAAGATGAGCATTAAAAATTCTTTATCTGAAGGGCCAACAACCAATAAGGCAGATGTAAAAAATGGCGCCACACAAAAACATTCCAAAAGAGTGACATCTACCAATATTCCTACATATTTTGCTACTACTCCAGCTCCATCTCGGAGTACAGTTGCGAATAACAATACAATAGGCCAGATTTGTACATCGAGTCTGTACGATGTCTTGCCAAATCCAATAGCTTCTACAGATGTGCCACTTTCAGCCTCCACAAACGTTTTGAATGGGTCTTTCTCGGCCTTTGAAGTTAAGTCAAATATTTTCAGTGGCCTAACAGACGATATGTTCATTAGAGAAGAACCTTCATTTGCAGTCCCATTCATTTATGAGAAACCTCCAGCAGTCCAAATAAAGGATGTCCTAAAAGCATTGGAAACCCAATTTGCTTTATCCCAAGAAAACTTGGCAGATGAAACCAGCCCAAACAAAGGTCTAAACGAAATGTTGCCATATTCAAAATGGTTTTCGGAATTGGCAGCACCTTCCAACTCTGCAACAAGCGATAAAGACGACGAGGTTAAGTATTTCGAAAGTCCCCTGGGTAAATTCTTTACGCACATGGGAATTGAACTAGTTGAGGAATATTTGCGAAATGAATACAATATCGTGCATACAAATAATTCTTTCACCAAGAACACCAAGAGTTGCCAAGTTTGCAATTTCCATACAGAATCTGGTCTTGTAATGGCCAAGCACCTTGATACACCCCATGTAAAAGGTTTCTGGTACAAATGTAGTTTGTGCACCTTTGGGACTAGAAAAAATGCAGAAATTACTTCCCATATGCTTGTGGCTCATAATaggaaaatttcgcttaacgaGATTAAGCCTTTGCAAGTACACCAATGTTCCAATTGTTGTTTTGAAACTAGGGACAGGggaaaaattttgcaccacaaaGTTCGGTGTGCTGGATCTTTCAAACTTGAAACCAATTTGGCACCTCCCAATGATTGGGAAGCCCCGGCAAAAATTTCTAGTTTTAGACCCAGACTTAACCTGGTGGGAATAGCTATGGAGTATAACAAAAAGAACAAGGATAACGAAAGCAAAAACATGCAACCAGCAATCAGTGCCCAGTTGCGAGCAGCTCCTGTGCTTTCAAACATTGTTGAAGGGCCATCGTCTAGCGATACTACGAAATCTGAAATGGAAGCCAAAGCAAATATCGTGGTATGTGAAATATGTGATAGACACTATGGAGGTTTTGGACAATTGCGCTATCACATGCAATGGGTACATAAGATCATG ATATATTCCAATACAAACTGGGCTCCATTAGTTTGCAAAAAGTGCCAATGTAGGTTCTTTACATACGAAGGCCTGGAACGCCATCTATTGGGTACCCATGGACTGGTTACTAATTCTATGCAAGAAGCTGCTAAAAAATGCCGAGATGGTGGAAAATGTTCCCATTGTGGTAGG TTGTTTCTACGGAAATTGCTGAAGCATTTAACCCAAGACCACCGCATTACTTTATCACCTGTAACTCTATCGTATAAATGTAATCGATGTAGCAGTATTTTTGAAGCATACACTCAGTTTGAAAATCACATCTACGCAGTCCACCGCGCAGCACAGCTGAAGAAGGCAAAGCTTGGTGATACCAAATAA